One genomic segment of Gossypium arboreum isolate Shixiya-1 chromosome 3, ASM2569848v2, whole genome shotgun sequence includes these proteins:
- the LOC108474773 gene encoding thioredoxin M3, chloroplastic-like isoform X2: MASSSTSVTPSSHLATKLAHPRAISSHFSSNPNSLNISFPLKNGSFKLRRNATSITLKTLFAHDPKAAVVTEDTWEKSVMNSDAPVLVEFYASWCGPCMMVHRIIDEIASEYAGRVSCFILNTDTDFPVAEVYNIMAVPVVLLFKNGERKESVVGTMPKEYYIAAIERILKS; encoded by the exons ATGGCTTCTTCTTCTACTTCGGTTACTCCATCATCTCATTTGGCTACCAAACTTGCTCACCCACGCGCCATTTCTTCTCATTTTTCCTCTAATCCCAACTCTTTGAACATCTCATTTCCTTTGAAAAATGGGTCCTTTAAGCTTCGTCGCAATGCGACTTCTATCACTCTCAAAACCCTTTTTGCCCATGACCCCAAAG CTGCTGTGGTTACTGAAGACACATGGGAGAAATCGGTAATGAATAGTGATGCCCCTGTTCTTGTCGAGTTTTATGCGAGCTGGTGTGGTCCTTGTATGATGGTCCACCGCATTATCGATGAGATTGCAAGTGAATATGCTGGTAGAGTGAGCTGCTTTATTCTCAATACTGACACTGACTTTCCAGTTGCAGAGGTTTATAACATTATGGCCGTACCGGTGGTGTTACTGTTCAAAAATGGAGAGAGGAAAGAGTCTGTTGTTGGTACCATGCCAAAGGAGTACTATATAGCTGCCATAGAAAGAATTCTGAAATCATGA
- the LOC108474773 gene encoding thioredoxin M3, chloroplastic-like isoform X1: MASSSTSVTPSSHLATKLAHPRAISSHFSSNPNSLNISFPLKNGSFKLRRNATSITLKTLFAHDPKGEFDVLKAAVVTEDTWEKSVMNSDAPVLVEFYASWCGPCMMVHRIIDEIASEYAGRVSCFILNTDTDFPVAEVYNIMAVPVVLLFKNGERKESVVGTMPKEYYIAAIERILKS; encoded by the exons ATGGCTTCTTCTTCTACTTCGGTTACTCCATCATCTCATTTGGCTACCAAACTTGCTCACCCACGCGCCATTTCTTCTCATTTTTCCTCTAATCCCAACTCTTTGAACATCTCATTTCCTTTGAAAAATGGGTCCTTTAAGCTTCGTCGCAATGCGACTTCTATCACTCTCAAAACCCTTTTTGCCCATGACCCCAAAG GTGAATTTGATGTTCTGAAAG CTGCTGTGGTTACTGAAGACACATGGGAGAAATCGGTAATGAATAGTGATGCCCCTGTTCTTGTCGAGTTTTATGCGAGCTGGTGTGGTCCTTGTATGATGGTCCACCGCATTATCGATGAGATTGCAAGTGAATATGCTGGTAGAGTGAGCTGCTTTATTCTCAATACTGACACTGACTTTCCAGTTGCAGAGGTTTATAACATTATGGCCGTACCGGTGGTGTTACTGTTCAAAAATGGAGAGAGGAAAGAGTCTGTTGTTGGTACCATGCCAAAGGAGTACTATATAGCTGCCATAGAAAGAATTCTGAAATCATGA
- the LOC108474773 gene encoding uncharacterized protein LOC108474773 isoform X3 yields MASSSTSVTPSSHLATKLAHPRAISSHFSSNPNSLNISFPLKNGSFKLRRNATSITLKTLFAHDPKGEFDVLKAAVVTEDTWEKSLQRFITLWPYRWCYCSKMERGKSLLLVPCQRSTI; encoded by the exons ATGGCTTCTTCTTCTACTTCGGTTACTCCATCATCTCATTTGGCTACCAAACTTGCTCACCCACGCGCCATTTCTTCTCATTTTTCCTCTAATCCCAACTCTTTGAACATCTCATTTCCTTTGAAAAATGGGTCCTTTAAGCTTCGTCGCAATGCGACTTCTATCACTCTCAAAACCCTTTTTGCCCATGACCCCAAAG GTGAATTTGATGTTCTGAAAG CTGCTGTGGTTACTGAAGACACATGGGAGAAATCG TTGCAGAGGTTTATAACATTATGGCCGTACCGGTGGTGTTACTGTTCAAAAATGGAGAGAGGAAAGAGTCTGTTGTTGGTACCATGCCAAAGGAGTACTATATAG
- the LOC108476359 gene encoding ABSCISIC ACID-INSENSITIVE 5-like protein 7, protein MGSHLNFKNFGGDGNNGSKPVANSPLVRQSSIYSLTFDELQSTFGGLGKDFGSMNMDELLRNISTAEETQSAMTASVSVGEGGGVSGGNLQKQGSLTLPRTLSQKTVDEVWKYLMKESDGGSNNGSTGGEVNLPQRQQTLGTMTLEEFLARAGVVREDMQQIGMVNNGGFFADNSALALGFQQANTNNGFASGVKSSSQLQQQPQPLFPKQQVVAFAPPMHLMNGTQLASPGAKGSVVGIGDPSMNNNLVQTTGLQGGGIGIVGLGSPASQISSDVVSKNSTDTTSPSPVPYIFGRGRKCSANLEKVVERRQRRMIKNRESAARSRARKQAYTLELEAEVAKLKEMNQELLKKQEEMMEMQKNQMLEKANRPWGRKRQCLRRTITCPW, encoded by the exons ATGGGATCTCATTTAAATTTCAAGAACTTTGGTGGTGATGGGAACAACGGGTCGAAGCCGGTTGCAAATTCGCCATTGGTTAGGCAGTCATCTATATATTCATTGACCTTTGATGAGTTGCAGAGCACTTTTGGTGGACTTGGGAAGGATTTTGGGTCAATGAATATGGATGAATTGTTGAGGAATATATCGACAGCGGAAGAGACTCAATCAGCTATGACGGCTTCGGTTAGTGTGGGTGAAGGAGGAGGTGTTTCTGGTGGGAATTTGCAGAAACAAGGGTCGTTGACATTGCCGAGGACTTTGAGTCAAAAAACGGTCGATGAAGTATGGAAGTACTTGATGAAAGAAAGTGATGGTGGCAGTAACAATGGAAGTACTGGTGGAGAAGTGAATTTGCCGCAGAGGCAACAGACGTTAGGAACGATGACGCTTGAGGAGTTCTTGGCAAGGGCAGGTGTTGTAAGGGAAGATATGCAACAGATTGGGATGGTGAACAATGGTGGATTCTTTGCTGACAACTCGGCTTTAGCTCTTGGGTTTCAACAGGCAAATACAAACAATGGGTTTGCAAGTGGAGTCAAATCATCGTCACAGCTGCAACAGCAGCCACAGCCACTCTTTCCCAAGCAACAAGTAGTTGCTTTTGCTCCTCCTATGCACCTTATGAACGGGACACAGCTCGCTAGTCCGGGTGCTAAGGGTTCAGTGGTTGGAATTGGTGACCCTTCTATGAATAATAACCTGGTTCAGACCACAGGACTGCAGGGTGGTGGGATAGGGATAGTTGGTTTAGGCTCACCCGCAAGCCAGATATCTTCTGATGTGGTTTCGAAGAACAGCACCGATACCACTTCGCCTTCACCAGTTCCTTACATATTTGGCCGAGGAAGAAAATGCAGTGCAAATTTGGAGAAAGTAGTTGAGAGAAGGCAAAGGAGAATGATTAAGAACAGAGAGTCAGCTGCAAGATCACGAGCTCGCAAGCAG GCCTATACATTGGAACTCGAAGCAGAGGTGGCAAAGCTTAAAGAAATGAACCAAGAATTGTTGAAGAAACAG GAAGAAATGATGGAAATGCAGAAAAACCAG ATGCTAGAGAAAGCGAATCGACCATGGGGACGTAAAAGACAATGCTTGAGAAGAACAATAACATGCCCTTGGTAG
- the LOC108474566 gene encoding pentatricopeptide repeat-containing protein At4g33990 isoform X1, whose product MFRLVSTYRSRHISESLPLFQARRTLFSTSVNALQRTSDEDGDKRIDFDRLFKSCNRLHLAKLLHALVVVAGKARSIFFSAKLVNVYAYLGDVSFSRRTFDQIPNKDVYTWNSMVSAYVRTGHFREAVDCFYQFFLTSGLRPDFYTFAPVLKACKNPLDGMRIHCLVLKLGFEWDVFVTASLVHMYTRFRALGNARKLFDDMPVRDMGSWNAMISGYCQNSNAAEALDVLNEMRSEGVLMDPVTIVSILPICAQLDDILNGMSIHVYSIKRGLEYDLFVSNALINMYAKFGELAIAQKVFDNMVVRDVVSWNSITSAYEQNDDPTRALALFYDMQLSGISPDYLTLVSLSSIVAQLGDSWNGKSVHGFVMRRGWILKDVISGNSVVDMYSKLGDMSSAGAVFEALPVKDVVSWNTLITGYTQNGLASEAIEVFDMMQKEIAPNQATWVSILPAYSNIGALQQGMRVHGLLVKSSLYLDIFVGTCLIDMYGKCGKLDDAMSLFYEVPKMTSVPWNAIISCHGIHGHAEKAIKLFREMREERVKPDHVTFVSLLSACSHSGLVEEGQWCFNVMREEYGIEPILKHYGCMVDMFGRAGHLEKAYNFIKDMPVKPDASVWGALLGACRIHGNIDLGAFASERLFQVDSENVGYYVLMSNIYANIGKWEGVDKVRTLARDMGLRKTPGWSSIEANNKVDVFYTGNQSHPKCEEIYKELRNLNAKMKSLGYVPDYSFVLQDVEEDEKEHILMSHSERLAIAFGIISTPPKTPIRIFKNLRVCGDCHNATKYISKITEREIIVRDSNRFHHFKDGVCSCSDYW is encoded by the exons ATGTTCAG ATTGGTGTCCACCTACAGAAGTAGGCATATTTCCGAAAGTTTGCCGTTGTTTCAAGCTCGTCGCACCTTGTTTTCAACATCCGTGAATGCTCTTCAACGCACATCAGATGAAGACGGTGACAAGAGGATCGATTTCGATCGTCTATTCAAATCCTGCAACCGGTTGCACCTTGCCAAGCTCCTCCATGCCCTTGTTGTTGTTGCGGGGAAAGCTCGAAGCATCTTTTTTTCTGCCAAGCTTGTTAATGTTTATGCCTACCTTGGCGATGTCTCATTCTCGCGCCGCACATTTGATCAAATACCCAACAAAGATGTTTATACCTGGAATTCAATGGTTTCTGCTTATGTTCGAACGGGTCATTTTCGGGAAGCTGTAGATTGTTTCTATCAGTTTTTCTTGACCTCTGGTCTTCGACCTGATTTCTACACTTTTGCTCCCGTGCTAAAAGCTTGTAAAAATCCACTCGATGGGATGAGGATACATTGCTTGGTACTAAAACTGGGCTTTGAATGGGATGTCTTTGTCACCGCTTCCTTGGTTCACATGTATACCCGATTCAGAGCTTTAGGCAATGCTCGTAAATTATTTGATGATATGCCAGTACGAGATATGGGTTCTTGGAATGCAATGATTTCTGGATACTGTCAAAACAGCAATGCTGCGGAGGCATTAGATGTTTTGAATGAGATGAGATCAGAAGGGGTACTGATGGATCCGGTTACTATAGTTAGCATTCTTCCTATTTGTGCACAGTTAGACGATATTTTAAATGGAATGTCGATTCATGTATATTCTATAAAACGTGGGTTGGAGTATGATTTGTTCGTATCTAATGCTTTGATTAACATGTACGCGAAATTTGGTGAGTTGGCAATTGCGCAGAAGGTTTTTGATAACATGGTAGTAAGGGATGTGGTCTCTTGGAACTCGATAACCTCTGCTTACGAGCAGAATGATGATCCGACCAGGGCGCTAGCTTTATTCTACGACATGCAACTAAGTGGAATTAGTCCTGATTACCTGACACTGGTGAGTCTATCATCTATCGTTGCTCAATTAGGTGATTCTTGGAATGGTAAGTCCGTCCATGGATTTGTCATGAGGAGAGGTTGGATTCTGAAAGATGTCATCTCCGGAAATTCAGTGGTGGACATGTACAGTAAACTTGGTGATATGAGTTCTGCAGGTGCAGTTTTTGAAGCCCTTCCGGTTAAAGACGTGGTATCTTGGAACACTTTAATCACCGGTTACACTCAGAATGGTTTGGCAAGCGAGGCAATCGAAGTATTCGACATGATGCAAAAGGAAATAGCACCGAATCAAGCGACTTGGGTCAGCATTTTACCTGCTTATTCCAATATAGGCGCCTTGCAACAAGGGATGCGGGTTCACGGACTGTTGGTTAAGTCATCGCTCTATCTGGATATCTTTGTCGGAACCTGCCTCATTGACATGTATGGGAAATGTGGGAAATTAGATGATGCTATGTCCTTGTTCTATGAAGTACCGAAAATGACATCTGTCCCCTGGAATGCCATAATATCTTGTCACGGAATTCACGGGCATGCTGAGAAAGCTATAAAACTATTTAGAGAAATGCGAGAAGAGAGAGTGAAGCCGGACCACGTAACTTTTGTATCACTGCTCTCAGCTTGTAGCCATTCAGGTTTAGTTGAAGAGGGTCAGTGGTGCTTTAATGTGATGCGGGAAGAATACGGGATTGAGCCTATTTTGAAGCATTATGGTTGCATGGTAGATATGTTTGGTCGAGCTGGGCATCTAGAGAAggcatataattttataaaagacATGCCAGTAAAACCCGATGCATCTGTTTGGGGTGCCCTTCTTGGTGCTTGTAGAATACATGGAAACATCGATTTGGGCGCTTTTGCATCCGAACGTTTGTTTCAAGTGGATTCCGAGAATGTCGGGTACTATGTTCTGATGTCTAACATTTATGCGAATATTGGGAAATGGGAAGGAGTAGATAAAGTAAGAACACTAGCCAGAGATATGGGATTGAGGAAAACTCCTGGATGGAGCTCGATTGAGGCGAATAACAAGGTCGATGTCTTTTATACTGGAAATCAAAGCCATCCGAAATGCGAGGAGATATACAAGGAGTTGAGGAATTTGAATGCTAAAATGAAAAGTCTAGGCTATGTTCCAGACTACAGTTTCGTTTTGCAGGATGTCGAAGAAGATGAGAAGGAGCATATCCTTATGAGTCATAGCGAGAGATTGGCGATTGCATTCGGGATTATCAGTACCCCTCCTAAAACTCCTATTCGAATATTCAAGAACCTGAGAGTTTGTGGTGATTGTCACAACGCAACCAAGTACATATCTAAAATCACTGAGAGAGAGATCATTGTACGGGATTCCAACcgttttcatcatttcaaagacGGGGTTTGCTCTTGCAGTGACTATTGGTAA
- the LOC108474566 gene encoding pentatricopeptide repeat-containing protein At4g33990 isoform X2, whose amino-acid sequence MVSAYVRTGHFREAVDCFYQFFLTSGLRPDFYTFAPVLKACKNPLDGMRIHCLVLKLGFEWDVFVTASLVHMYTRFRALGNARKLFDDMPVRDMGSWNAMISGYCQNSNAAEALDVLNEMRSEGVLMDPVTIVSILPICAQLDDILNGMSIHVYSIKRGLEYDLFVSNALINMYAKFGELAIAQKVFDNMVVRDVVSWNSITSAYEQNDDPTRALALFYDMQLSGISPDYLTLVSLSSIVAQLGDSWNGKSVHGFVMRRGWILKDVISGNSVVDMYSKLGDMSSAGAVFEALPVKDVVSWNTLITGYTQNGLASEAIEVFDMMQKEIAPNQATWVSILPAYSNIGALQQGMRVHGLLVKSSLYLDIFVGTCLIDMYGKCGKLDDAMSLFYEVPKMTSVPWNAIISCHGIHGHAEKAIKLFREMREERVKPDHVTFVSLLSACSHSGLVEEGQWCFNVMREEYGIEPILKHYGCMVDMFGRAGHLEKAYNFIKDMPVKPDASVWGALLGACRIHGNIDLGAFASERLFQVDSENVGYYVLMSNIYANIGKWEGVDKVRTLARDMGLRKTPGWSSIEANNKVDVFYTGNQSHPKCEEIYKELRNLNAKMKSLGYVPDYSFVLQDVEEDEKEHILMSHSERLAIAFGIISTPPKTPIRIFKNLRVCGDCHNATKYISKITEREIIVRDSNRFHHFKDGVCSCSDYW is encoded by the coding sequence ATGGTTTCTGCTTATGTTCGAACGGGTCATTTTCGGGAAGCTGTAGATTGTTTCTATCAGTTTTTCTTGACCTCTGGTCTTCGACCTGATTTCTACACTTTTGCTCCCGTGCTAAAAGCTTGTAAAAATCCACTCGATGGGATGAGGATACATTGCTTGGTACTAAAACTGGGCTTTGAATGGGATGTCTTTGTCACCGCTTCCTTGGTTCACATGTATACCCGATTCAGAGCTTTAGGCAATGCTCGTAAATTATTTGATGATATGCCAGTACGAGATATGGGTTCTTGGAATGCAATGATTTCTGGATACTGTCAAAACAGCAATGCTGCGGAGGCATTAGATGTTTTGAATGAGATGAGATCAGAAGGGGTACTGATGGATCCGGTTACTATAGTTAGCATTCTTCCTATTTGTGCACAGTTAGACGATATTTTAAATGGAATGTCGATTCATGTATATTCTATAAAACGTGGGTTGGAGTATGATTTGTTCGTATCTAATGCTTTGATTAACATGTACGCGAAATTTGGTGAGTTGGCAATTGCGCAGAAGGTTTTTGATAACATGGTAGTAAGGGATGTGGTCTCTTGGAACTCGATAACCTCTGCTTACGAGCAGAATGATGATCCGACCAGGGCGCTAGCTTTATTCTACGACATGCAACTAAGTGGAATTAGTCCTGATTACCTGACACTGGTGAGTCTATCATCTATCGTTGCTCAATTAGGTGATTCTTGGAATGGTAAGTCCGTCCATGGATTTGTCATGAGGAGAGGTTGGATTCTGAAAGATGTCATCTCCGGAAATTCAGTGGTGGACATGTACAGTAAACTTGGTGATATGAGTTCTGCAGGTGCAGTTTTTGAAGCCCTTCCGGTTAAAGACGTGGTATCTTGGAACACTTTAATCACCGGTTACACTCAGAATGGTTTGGCAAGCGAGGCAATCGAAGTATTCGACATGATGCAAAAGGAAATAGCACCGAATCAAGCGACTTGGGTCAGCATTTTACCTGCTTATTCCAATATAGGCGCCTTGCAACAAGGGATGCGGGTTCACGGACTGTTGGTTAAGTCATCGCTCTATCTGGATATCTTTGTCGGAACCTGCCTCATTGACATGTATGGGAAATGTGGGAAATTAGATGATGCTATGTCCTTGTTCTATGAAGTACCGAAAATGACATCTGTCCCCTGGAATGCCATAATATCTTGTCACGGAATTCACGGGCATGCTGAGAAAGCTATAAAACTATTTAGAGAAATGCGAGAAGAGAGAGTGAAGCCGGACCACGTAACTTTTGTATCACTGCTCTCAGCTTGTAGCCATTCAGGTTTAGTTGAAGAGGGTCAGTGGTGCTTTAATGTGATGCGGGAAGAATACGGGATTGAGCCTATTTTGAAGCATTATGGTTGCATGGTAGATATGTTTGGTCGAGCTGGGCATCTAGAGAAggcatataattttataaaagacATGCCAGTAAAACCCGATGCATCTGTTTGGGGTGCCCTTCTTGGTGCTTGTAGAATACATGGAAACATCGATTTGGGCGCTTTTGCATCCGAACGTTTGTTTCAAGTGGATTCCGAGAATGTCGGGTACTATGTTCTGATGTCTAACATTTATGCGAATATTGGGAAATGGGAAGGAGTAGATAAAGTAAGAACACTAGCCAGAGATATGGGATTGAGGAAAACTCCTGGATGGAGCTCGATTGAGGCGAATAACAAGGTCGATGTCTTTTATACTGGAAATCAAAGCCATCCGAAATGCGAGGAGATATACAAGGAGTTGAGGAATTTGAATGCTAAAATGAAAAGTCTAGGCTATGTTCCAGACTACAGTTTCGTTTTGCAGGATGTCGAAGAAGATGAGAAGGAGCATATCCTTATGAGTCATAGCGAGAGATTGGCGATTGCATTCGGGATTATCAGTACCCCTCCTAAAACTCCTATTCGAATATTCAAGAACCTGAGAGTTTGTGGTGATTGTCACAACGCAACCAAGTACATATCTAAAATCACTGAGAGAGAGATCATTGTACGGGATTCCAACcgttttcatcatttcaaagacGGGGTTTGCTCTTGCAGTGACTATTGGTAA
- the LOC108475619 gene encoding uncharacterized protein LOC108475619, translating into MPKRYRPPPPPPPQLQPRPLYKQRSWSPDVERDEAWLRRKESHGHSHGLRRSQSFSNDDLEELKGCIELGFGFEHDSPELDPKLSDTLPALPFYCAVNRQYSCRLSRTSSASSIGSFSDAGSTNTIIDQGDDPQTVKTRLRQWAQVVACSVQQISGNPN; encoded by the exons ATGCCGAAACGTTACCGTCCTCCGCCTCCACCACCTCCTCAACTACAACCACGGCCTTTATACAAGCAACGTTCGTGGTCTCCCGACGTGGAACGAGACGAGGCGTGGCTGAGACGGAAGGAAAGCCACGGCCACAGCCACGGCCTCCGCCGATCTCAGAGCTTCTCAAACGATGATTTGGAAGAGCTCAAAGGCTGTATCGAGTTAGGTTTCGGTTTCGAACACGACTCGCCTGAATTGGATCCGAAGTTATCCGATACTTTACCCGCTCTGCCGTTCTACTGTGCAGTCAACCGTCAGTACAGCTGTAGATTGTCGAGGACTTCGTCGGCATCTTCGATAGGATCTTTCAGTGACGCTGGCAGCACAAACACCATAATTGATCAAG GCGATGATCCTCAAACGGTTAAGACTAGGTTGCGACAATGGGCGCAGGTGGTGGCTTGCTCGGTGCAGCAAATTTCAGGGAATCCAAATTGA